Genomic window (Catenulispora sp. MAP5-51):
CCGCCGTCGCTCAACTGGGCAACGCGGCCGCCGCGGTCCGGCTGGGCGGCGTGTACGCCTTGGCCCGGATCGCCGACGACTCCGAGCGGGACCGCCCGACCTGCCTGAAGGTGCTGTGCGCCTACCTGCGCATGCCATACGACCCCGATGACCCCACGACCGAGCCGGCCGAACGCGAGGTGCGCACCACCGCCCAGACGGTGCTTGCCGAACGGCTGCGTCCGAAGCATCCCGGCTTCTGGAGCAACGCTCGCATCGACCTGAGCGCGGCCTATCTCATTAATCCGGACTTCCACGGCGTCGTCGTCGGTAGGTTTGCAGCTGAAGGCTCGAGATTTGACGAGCCCGCCGCGTTCAATGGGGCGACGTTTGGCAGGCATGCCTGGTTTACCGCAGCGACGTTCAGTGGACACGCCATATTCGAGGGCGCGATGTTCAACGCGGGCGCTGTGTTCGCCGGGGCGACGTTCAGCGAGCAGGCTGTGTTCGCCAGAGTGACATTCAGCGGGGACGCCAAGTTCGACGGGGCGAAGTTCCGTCGGGACCTTCCGCCGGTGTGGCCGGACGGATTCACCGAACCCACGGGGATCTTGTGGGAGCCGCCCGACCCGCCAGCTGCGGTGCTCCACTCCGATTAGAGCCGCCTTCGGGCACCGTAGGGCACTTTAGATCCCTGCGAATTTCCTCAAATAGTGCTCGCAGAAATGATCTTCTGGGCAGCCGGGAGGTACCCCACAACCACGCTTATGGGGTACCGGACGGGTCCGGGCGGGCAGGTAGCAGCAGCCCGGTGGGTACCGCGTCGGGCTGAAAGTCGAAATGTGGTGGCACCGAGAAGTCGGGTGCCTCGCTGAAGTCCACGGTGCCGCCGGTGAACGTCGCGTCGCTGAAGTCGACGGTGCCGCTGGTGAACGTCGCGTCGCTGAAGTCGACGGTGCCGCCGGTGAACGTCGCGTCGCTGAAGTCGACGGTGCCGCCGGAGAAGGTCGCACTGCCGAAGTCGACCGTGCCGCCGGTGAACGTGGCACCGCCGAAGTACACGATGCCGGCGGAGAACTTCGCAGCGCGGAAGCTCACGGCGGCGCCGGAGAATGTCGCACGGTTGAAGTACACGGTGCCCCCGGACAATCGCGCACCGCCGAAGGTCACGGTGCCGCTGGAGAACGTCGCACTGCCGAAGTACACCGTGCCGCCGGAGAACGTCGTACTGCTGAAGTCCACGACACTGCCGGAGAACGTCGTACTGCCGAAGTCCACGGTGCCGCCGGTGAACGTCGCGCCGCGGAAGTCCACGGTGCCGGCGGAGAAGATGGCGCCCCGGAAGTCGCCGCCGTCGAAGGCGGCGCCACGGAAGTCGAAGCTGCATCGGTGCCAGCCGCTGTCCGGGTCGCGCAGCCGGGTGGCGATGACGGCGATGACGGTGTGGCGGAAGTCCTGGTTATCGTGGAAGGCCAGCAGTTCGGCGGGTTCGACGTCGTCGGCTGGCCGGGAGGTGTAGCCGCGGCGCAGGTTGGCGCACAGGACATTGATGCAGGTCTGGCGGCCGGTGTCCCAGTCGTCGGCGAG
Coding sequences:
- a CDS encoding pentapeptide repeat-containing protein, which codes for MADIKRRIRGLLPRRNADRSRGYRPGPFALVYSALLVAGVVSSAAVYYVLVHHVPGMAANRADTMKTALLVIAGSGALAGLYVAYRKQRTDEANHLRDQDKLFTERYTAAVAQLGNAAAAVRLGGVYALARIADDSERDRPTCLKVLCAYLRMPYDPDDPTTEPAEREVRTTAQTVLAERLRPKHPGFWSNARIDLSAAYLINPDFHGVVVGRFAAEGSRFDEPAAFNGATFGRHAWFTAATFSGHAIFEGAMFNAGAVFAGATFSEQAVFARVTFSGDAKFDGAKFRRDLPPVWPDGFTEPTGILWEPPDPPAAVLHSD
- a CDS encoding pentapeptide repeat-containing protein; translated protein: MSSSDIERRDAEDPEPRSSGQAASPRQLARIVSVAVGGALAVVTLGLVLALWGLGLTGKISQSTSEVLDLVKLGFALVAGVGGTVGLVLAYQRHLIAVEAGQRERAKEAREDAKEAREEAKLFNERFGTAASQLASEQYAVKLAGVYAMAKLADDWDTGRQTCINVLCANLRRGYTSRPADDVEPAELLAFHDNQDFRHTVIAVIATRLRDPDSGWHRCSFDFRGAAFDGGDFRGAIFSAGTVDFRGATFTGGTVDFGSTTFSGSVVDFSSTTFSGGTVYFGSATFSSGTVTFGGARLSGGTVYFNRATFSGAAVSFRAAKFSAGIVYFGGATFTGGTVDFGSATFSGGTVDFSDATFTGGTVDFSDATFTSGTVDFSDATFTGGTVDFSEAPDFSVPPHFDFQPDAVPTGLLLPARPDPSGTP